The window ACCTTTTTTCTTTTGTTATCTTATATGTCAATGAACTCTTTTCTTTTCTCAATGTGCCTACCAGAAAGACTTACACTTTGATTTTTAACCCTGTCCGTTTCCGAATGGGAGTGCAAAGATAAATACTTTTATTTTTTATAAACAAGCTTTTTTTTAAATATTTATTCGACAGATAGGCAATATACTGTATATCTGTAAGTTAAAGGAGCGTTTTATTTTTTTAAACTATGAAATTTCAATTTTTGATTAGTAAATGTGAATATTATTCAATAAGTTTGCTTGTAACCATAAATTAAAAAATATGAAAAAATTAATTGCAGAATTTTTAGGCACCTTCTGGCTTGTGCTCGGAGGTTGTGGCAGTGCAGTATTAGCTGCAAAATTTGTGACTCCAGAAGGTGTGCAGCTCGGGATCGGCTTCTTAGGTGTATCCTTGGCCTTTGGGTTAACAGTAGTAACAGGTGCTTATGCCTTTGGACCTATTTCAGGTGGACACTTTAATCCTGCCGTCAGCATTGGAGCATGGGTAGCAAATCGCCTAAACATCAAAGATTTATTCTCTTATATAGCATTTCAAATTACAGGAGCAATAGTTGCCGCAATCGTTTTGTATATTATAGCTACAGGAAATGGAGGTAGTATAGGAGGATTTGCAACTAATGGATACGGTGCGGCATCTCCAGGTGGCTACTCCATGATGGCGGCCATTGTTTGTGAATTTGTGATGACCTTTATCTTCTTAATAGTTATATTGTTTTCCACAGATGAGAAAGCGAATGGAAGTTTTGCAGGATTGACAATAGGTCTCACACTTACTTTAATCCACCTAATTAGTATTCCTGTTACTAACACGTCTGTCAATCCTGCGAGAAGCATCAGTCAAGCGGTTTTTGTAGGGGGAGAAGCACTGAATCAACTTTGGCTATTTATTTTGGTACCTATCATTGGCGCAGCTTGTGCCGGATTTGTATATAAGTTGTTACGGGATAAATAATACTGTAAGAATTTTGATAATGATACTTAAGGCTCTATTGATAAAATAGAGCCTTTTAATTTTAATCAAGCTAATTTTATTACTTTTGCATAAAAGAAATTTCAAATTCTTTTATAAACCAATCTATGCGGAAAGTAAGCAGTTTTTCTAAACTATCAAAATATGAGAAAATATCTTGGCTTGCCAAGAATTTTTTATATGAGAGTCCAGTTGATGTCATAAATAACTTTGCTGGCTTTTGGTATGATAATGTAGAAATACAGAAACAATTTGATGGATTTAGCGAAAACACGATTTCCAATTTTCATTTACCGTTCGGTGTAGCACCAAACTTTCTCATAGATGGTAAGGACTATGTCATACCGATGGTTACTGAGGAGAGTTCTGTAGTGGCCGCTGTATCGAATGCTGCCAAATTTTGGATGGAACGGGGAGGGATAACAGCAAAAGTTATAGACACTCAGAAACTGGGTCAAGTACATTTTTTCTTTGGAGGCTCTTCTGCTAAGTTGAAGACCTTTTTTGAAGCTCAAAAGAAGGATTTAATCCTATCTGTTGCGGACCTCACTGCTAACATGGAAAAACGAGGAGGAGGCTTATTGAACTTAGATCTTTTGGATATGACATCT of the Chitinophagales bacterium genome contains:
- the aqpZ gene encoding aquaporin Z; the encoded protein is MKKLIAEFLGTFWLVLGGCGSAVLAAKFVTPEGVQLGIGFLGVSLAFGLTVVTGAYAFGPISGGHFNPAVSIGAWVANRLNIKDLFSYIAFQITGAIVAAIVLYIIATGNGGSIGGFATNGYGAASPGGYSMMAAIVCEFVMTFIFLIVILFSTDEKANGSFAGLTIGLTLTLIHLISIPVTNTSVNPARSISQAVFVGGEALNQLWLFILVPIIGAACAGFVYKLLRDK